The genome window TCTCGGCGGACTGCGGCGAGAACCATCCGAATCGTTGACTTCGGATTGGCCGAAGCGGTTTTCGTGCCGCCGTCCTTGGGCGGAGTTTTCGCGATGCGCGGATGGATCCCCTCAGGCTAAGTGGTCCGTTTCGTAAATACGCTCACGTTCGCGGCAAGGGATTTTTCGGCCAGACGAGGCGCGAGCGACGAGCATATCCCGAAGTGGATCTGTAAGGAGCAAGCAACGAAGTCTGGCGAAAAAGAACTGCCGCCCTTCGGGTTGCGCCGAATTTTGCCTGGGGCTGCGTTGCTCCTCGGTCACAGCCCCACTGGCGGGGGATGCTCGCTCGTCGCGCCTTGCCCCAGGCCAAATTGGGCGCAACGAACGTGAGCGTATTTATGAAATGGACCACTAAGGTGGGGCGAGGCTCCTGCCGAGCCTCTGCCATCGAAGGAAAGCCCGGCAGGCGCCTCGCTTCACCGTCGTTAACTTTCGCGTTACCCACGGATCATTTCGCCAAAGCGCCGCAACTGGCGTCGGCAAAAAGTTCCATCCACCAGGGGCTTGAATCGACACACGCGGAAACTTTTGCCAGCGCGAAATCCGAAATTCGCCGAAGCCGGTCAAACTCTTCCATGCTCGGCAAATTTGCTCTTGGCCTGTAAATTCTCTCAGGCGACTTCTCCCCGCGCCAGACAGACGCGATGGCCGCTGTCGTTGGATCTCCAAGCAATGCTGCAATTGGGCGTGGATTTGCGCGTGCCAGCGTGGTTCCCGGAGTCAGTGAGGAGGAGACTGGCCTCGCGTGAAGACATTCGCGTGGATCAATGGCTTGCGTTGATCGGGCGCCCGGGGGAAGGAGCGCCGTGGCACGTCGCGTGCTTGGCACCAGTCGGCAAAAAGTTATGGTCAACGGACTTTTTACGCAGACAAATTATCAAGGGCTCAAAAAAATGCTCGACGCTACCGTTCTGCGTCACGAGGCCATTGCGAGCAACATGGCGAATTTGGAGACGCCAAACTATAAGCGGATCGACGTTGAATCCAATTTCGGCGAGGAACTAAGCCGAGCCGTGGCGGCGCGCGACGCGAGAGAAATCGCCCGCCTCCAGCCCCGGATTGTCATGGACAAAAACGCCGTGTCCCCCAACCGCGACGGCAATACGGTCCAGCTCGAAAAAGAGCTCGTCGCCATGCAGCAGAACACGCTGAATCACACAATGCAGACGCAGTTCCTCTCGTCGTCGTTGATGAAGCTGAGATCTGCGATCCAAGGACGTAACGCATGATGAAATTGATGCCAGGTCTTGATAGTTCTGTATCTGCTCTCCAGGCGGAGCGGGTGCGGCTCGAGGTGATTTCACAGAACATTGCGAATGCCAATGCGACCAAGTCCGCCGGCGGACAGCCGTATCAGCGGCAAGTCGTCCGCTTTGAAACGCTTCTTCAGGAAAAACTTGGCCAGGATTCCGAGGCCGTTCCGCAAGCGGTCAAAGTCGCTCGCATCATCAAAGACAGTCGCCCGCCCAACGAAGTTTACCAGCCTGGCCATCCCGATGCCGAT of Verrucomicrobiota bacterium contains these proteins:
- the flgB gene encoding flagellar basal body rod protein FlgB — encoded protein: MACVDRAPGGRSAVARRVLGTSRQKVMVNGLFTQTNYQGLKKMLDATVLRHEAIASNMANLETPNYKRIDVESNFGEELSRAVAARDAREIARLQPRIVMDKNAVSPNRDGNTVQLEKELVAMQQNTLNHTMQTQFLSSSLMKLRSAIQGRNA
- the flgC gene encoding flagellar basal body rod protein FlgC → MKLMPGLDSSVSALQAERVRLEVISQNIANANATKSAGGQPYQRQVVRFETLLQEKLGQDSEAVPQAVKVARIIKDSRPPNEVYQPGHPDADPSTHLVRYPNVNIHEEMADMIASSRAYEANLAVVKNARTMTLQTLAIGRR